One region of Polaribacter pectinis genomic DNA includes:
- the ruvA gene encoding Holliday junction branch migration protein RuvA has product MITQVRGRLVEKTPTEVVVDCNGVGYLLHISLNTFTSLPADENVILYTHLSIREDAHTLFGFINKTEREVFKLLISVSGVGPSIARTMCSSMTSEEIQNAIASENVALIQSVKGIGAKTAQRVIVDLKDKILKTFDIDEVSVHTSNTNKDEALSALEVLGFQRKQSDKIVTAIVKENPDATVEQIIKLSLKSL; this is encoded by the coding sequence ATGATTACACAAGTTAGAGGAAGATTAGTAGAAAAAACCCCAACTGAAGTTGTTGTAGATTGCAATGGTGTTGGGTATTTACTGCATATTTCATTAAATACATTTACTAGTTTACCTGCTGATGAAAATGTAATTCTATACACACATTTATCTATTAGAGAAGATGCTCACACTCTTTTTGGGTTTATTAACAAAACTGAAAGAGAAGTTTTTAAATTACTAATTTCAGTTTCTGGTGTTGGTCCAAGTATTGCAAGAACAATGTGTTCTTCTATGACATCCGAAGAAATACAAAATGCAATTGCATCAGAAAATGTGGCTTTAATACAATCTGTAAAAGGAATTGGTGCAAAAACTGCACAAAGAGTAATTGTAGATTTAAAAGATAAGATTTTAAAAACTTTTGATATTGATGAAGTTTCTGTTCACACAAGCAATACTAATAAAGATGAAGCGTTATCTGCTTTAGAAGTTTTAGGTTTTCAAAGAAAACAATCTGACAAAATTGTAACTGCAATTGTTAAAGAAAATCCTGATGCTACTGTTGAACAAATCATAAAACTATCCTTAAAAAGCTTATAA
- a CDS encoding VanZ family protein, translating into MQKRIKALLKDNIFLIAIFITILIGYLSLMKMPKYAPNVSGIDKWEHSFAYFTLTICWLFTFYKKPTKKYIVIISCILYGIVIEVLQSTVTSYRTGDYLDILANTLGVLLGLLVFNQILKKNRVK; encoded by the coding sequence ATGCAGAAGCGTATCAAAGCCTTATTAAAGGATAATATTTTTTTAATAGCCATTTTTATAACTATATTAATTGGTTATTTAAGTCTAATGAAAATGCCAAAATATGCACCAAACGTATCTGGTATAGATAAATGGGAGCATAGTTTTGCTTATTTTACATTAACTATTTGTTGGTTATTTACTTTTTATAAAAAACCAACAAAAAAATATATAGTTATAATTTCTTGCATTCTTTATGGCATAGTTATTGAAGTTTTACAAAGCACAGTAACCTCTTACAGAACTGGAGATTATTTAGATATTCTAGCAAATACCCTTGGAGTTCTATTGGGATTACTGGTTTTTAATCAAATTTTGAAAAAAAATCGAGTTAAATAA
- a CDS encoding energy transducer TonB produces the protein MEIKKNPKSNLENYSKIFMQIGLVLALFVTYAAIEKKTYDRNIGDLGTVNMNAEMEEEIPITERIEPVKPKTPPPPAPEKIEVVEDEKEVEETVIESTETDETEAVEVEEIVEIEEVEEVVEDVSFMIIEDVPVFPGCKGSKSELKACFSKMVQKHFSRKFDAELPNELGLSSGRKRVFIGFKIDKNGNIVNVNARAPHPKIKSEVIKVMKQLPKMKPGKQRGKPVGVKYSIPFTLIVE, from the coding sequence ATGGAAATTAAGAAAAATCCGAAATCGAATTTAGAGAACTACAGCAAAATATTTATGCAAATTGGTTTAGTTTTAGCCCTTTTTGTAACTTATGCAGCTATAGAAAAGAAAACATACGATAGAAATATTGGTGATTTGGGTACTGTTAATATGAATGCAGAAATGGAAGAAGAAATTCCAATTACTGAAAGAATAGAGCCTGTAAAACCTAAAACTCCACCACCACCAGCTCCAGAAAAAATTGAAGTTGTTGAAGATGAGAAAGAAGTAGAAGAAACTGTAATAGAATCTACAGAAACAGATGAAACAGAAGCTGTAGAAGTAGAAGAAATTGTAGAAATTGAAGAAGTTGAAGAAGTTGTAGAAGACGTAAGTTTTATGATTATTGAAGACGTACCTGTTTTTCCTGGTTGTAAAGGAAGTAAAAGTGAGTTAAAAGCTTGTTTTAGTAAAATGGTACAAAAACACTTTTCTAGAAAATTTGATGCAGAATTACCAAACGAACTTGGTCTATCTTCAGGTAGAAAAAGAGTATTTATTGGTTTTAAAATTGATAAAAACGGTAACATTGTAAACGTAAATGCTAGAGCTCCACACCCAAAAATTAAAAGTGAGGTAATTAAAGTAATGAAACAATTACCAAAAATGAAGCCTGGTAAACAAAGAGGTAAGCCAGTTGGTGTAAAATATAGTATTCCATTTACTTTAATTGTAGAGTAG
- the sprA gene encoding cell surface protein SprA, with product MDINLKKIFSFVLFAFLASSFSYAQTTTNKDSTDVKKDTLKLRYNFNKNQKGGLFLDDLAEKTIIFDKALNKYVIVEKIGDYQTKTPIYLTRKEYEQYRLKRDMLQYFKDKVSATNGKKKGAADAQKDLLPTYYVNSKFFESIFGGTTVKVTPAGSLNVKLGFIYQNTENPQISEENRSSFTFDFDQQINASIKAKVGERLEFSANYDTQSTFDFQNLVKIDFTPTEDDIIQGIEAGNIAMPIKNSLINGAQSLFGVKTQLKFGNTNVTAVFSQQNSESKTVIAEGGASIQPFELRTTDYDNDRHFFLSQFFIDNYANSLKDYPLISSQVNITRIEVWITNRNASTEDYRSIVAFADIGETNSNNPADYQNLVNNNVNSTANAPSINVAGNTINLPINESNNIYRQSILNGIRDVSNVEKTLRDEFSMAPGTDFSILENARKLDINEFTLNPQLGFISLNRRLNDGEVLAVAYEYTVAGSVNGTTKTSFKVGEFSNDGIQAPQNLAVKLLRSEILQTKRKNAANEDESFPTWRLMMKNVYALGAFPLTQDGFRFEIQYRDDATGIPSNTLQNAQTAGISNQPLIQVLNLDQLDQSQFKNPDGFFDYVEGITVNSQNGYIFFPEPEPFGNDLEDQLTNPADDNYLFKELYLNTKINVKNNNQNKDKYFLKGYFKSENAGGIPIGAFNVPRGSVKVTAGGRQLVEGVDFVVDYQLGRVQIIDPGLQSSGTPISVSTENNAVFNQQRKTFMGVDVEHKFSDQFIVGATILNVNERPITPKVNFGSEPINNTMFGVNVDFSTEVPYFTKLANKLPFVDTDVPSNLSIRADMAYLLPGTPSGIDVAGAATSYIDDFEASQVPISLLSPLDWYEASTPQNKANDIFNGGSSNLDYNYNRAKLAWYNVDQIFYGVGDTPANITADELSRAETRQINYKELFPNQQLDITQNTLVRTLDLAYFPEERGSYNFNPNAIDTDRGLKLPNPESNWGGITRALTTNNFDQANVEYIQFWIMDPYQNYSITNAEGLPQNINPQDPSNQVGDLFINLGNISEDVLKDNRKMFENGLPEDGAKVNTVNVNRTTWGDVPRNPSIIYAFNEEDAARINQDVGFDGLNNTEEKDLLNIPQKYKNLLDPAADDFQFFRGGNLDAANASIITRYKNYNNTQGNSPTLNQSPESYPTSSSTYPDVEDINRDQTMNTVESYFQYKISMNRNDLVKGKNFVVDEKTTQVTLENGNTQQTKWYQFRVPIRSGEAINDIQDFNSIRFIRMYLTNFKMPVVVRFGELDLVRGDWRRYTKTLDDNISPPEDLQGNDLQDFEVGVVSIEQNEGSYVQPPGIERERLQGSTTVQLQNEQSVTLKVNNLPAEKIRAIYKNISVDLRRFKNLKMFMHLQSNSGSNIEAQGLAAIIRLGTDLDDNYYQIELPLKVSPNGTSQLDVWPEENNLDLILEQLGKLKIERDGLGISVAPPNKIYPTPTAGDPKQLTIRVKGNPTLAQLRTIMLGVKNTTTSPLSGEVWFNELRSAGFDNKGGWAAVVNADANFADVANVSVAGSMSTIGFGNVEDRVNQRSLDETKQYDVATTINLGKVLTPKEWGIQLPMSYSVGEKFIDPKFDPQYQDVTLKDALEENDNSEFSRDYTKRTSISFTNVKKNRNPNSTKKPKFYDVENLAVSYSHNKEFHRDYNVKKYINENVTTSASYNFSFNSKPIEPFKNNDSIFRSKYWKLLKDINFNPIPSTLGINSRINRNYNEQQSRNLVEGLSEQPELKQRRFLFDWDYTIGFDLTKSLQLNFNATNSYIYDAFDSQEELEIFDDFFNTGRATHYHQKLNATYNLPIDKIPFLKFVKADYGYTADFDWQASSQDQTVVDKIGNVIQNANTHNLNTTLSLEQFYKSLGFEKLLLTKTQRKNSKGLNSSGLPPTPGRVKQKKTLSLGKKILKGVYDVVTSVKQGKISYSENNGQLLPGYTEDIGFLGGAPTSFAFGSQVDIRNKALENGWLATRHVDSTYYNKTYSKTHYNKLDYTFTVKPIKDLNIDVRGNKIQTQDLQQQLDVRGSIYNSEGELTDAAIDYGVDAFKTGNFSSSHSMISTAFTDGDVLFQKMRDYRTIISNRLATETGEDVAGFGENSQQVLLPAFMAAYSGKSPGKVNTGLFRNIPIPNWTMRYSGLMKYKFFKKNFSNFVVSHGYRSSYTVSSFTNNLQYDQNNPFATPNANSGNYEPELLVSAVTLVDEFSPLLKVDMKMKNSFSVRGEVKRDRTLTMNFNNSTLTDIKGTEYIFGFGYVFKDVKMNTRFTGKKQTLKGDINLRADVSLRDNITQIRAVDEDNNQISGGQKLFSIKFTADYRLSSNLTASFYYNHQTSKYAISTTFPRQAINGGFNIVYNLGGN from the coding sequence TTGGATATAAATTTAAAAAAAATATTTTCATTTGTACTTTTTGCCTTTTTGGCAAGTAGTTTTTCTTACGCACAAACAACTACTAATAAAGATTCTACAGATGTAAAAAAAGATACTTTAAAATTAAGGTACAATTTTAATAAAAATCAAAAAGGTGGTTTATTTTTAGATGATTTAGCTGAAAAAACCATCATTTTTGACAAAGCATTAAATAAGTACGTAATTGTTGAAAAAATTGGTGATTACCAAACAAAAACTCCTATTTATCTTACTCGAAAAGAATACGAACAATATCGTTTAAAACGAGACATGTTACAGTATTTTAAAGACAAAGTAAGTGCTACAAACGGAAAGAAAAAAGGAGCAGCAGACGCACAAAAAGATTTACTACCCACTTATTATGTAAATTCTAAATTTTTTGAATCAATTTTTGGTGGAACAACTGTAAAAGTAACGCCTGCAGGAAGCTTAAATGTAAAATTAGGCTTCATATATCAAAATACAGAAAACCCACAAATATCAGAAGAAAACAGAAGTAGTTTCACTTTCGATTTCGACCAACAAATTAATGCAAGTATTAAAGCCAAAGTTGGTGAACGTTTAGAGTTTTCTGCTAATTACGACACACAATCTACTTTCGATTTTCAGAATTTAGTAAAAATAGATTTTACACCTACAGAAGACGATATTATACAAGGAATTGAAGCTGGTAATATTGCAATGCCAATTAAAAATTCATTAATAAATGGTGCGCAAAGTTTGTTTGGTGTAAAAACACAATTAAAGTTTGGAAACACCAATGTTACAGCTGTTTTTTCTCAACAAAATTCAGAAAGTAAAACAGTTATTGCAGAAGGTGGAGCTTCTATTCAACCTTTTGAATTAAGAACTACAGATTATGATAATGACCGTCACTTTTTCTTATCACAATTTTTTATAGATAATTATGCAAACTCTCTAAAAGATTACCCACTAATTAGTAGTCAAGTAAATATTACTAGAATAGAAGTTTGGATTACCAATAGAAATGCAAGTACGGAAGATTACAGGAGTATTGTAGCGTTTGCAGATATTGGAGAAACAAATTCTAACAACCCTGCAGATTATCAAAATTTAGTAAATAATAATGTTAACAGCACAGCTAATGCACCAAGTATAAATGTTGCCGGAAACACTATAAATCTACCAATAAACGAATCTAATAATATATACAGACAATCTATTTTAAACGGAATAAGAGATGTTTCTAATGTAGAAAAAACATTAAGAGATGAATTCTCAATGGCTCCTGGAACTGATTTCTCTATTCTAGAAAACGCAAGAAAGTTAGATATAAATGAGTTTACTTTAAATCCGCAATTAGGTTTTATTTCTTTAAACAGAAGATTAAATGATGGTGAAGTTTTAGCAGTTGCTTACGAATATACAGTTGCAGGTAGTGTAAACGGAACCACAAAAACATCTTTTAAAGTTGGTGAATTTTCTAATGACGGAATTCAAGCTCCACAAAATTTAGCTGTAAAATTATTACGTTCAGAAATTTTACAAACCAAACGTAAAAATGCTGCTAATGAAGACGAATCTTTTCCTACTTGGCGTTTAATGATGAAAAACGTGTATGCTTTAGGGGCTTTTCCGTTAACTCAAGATGGTTTTCGTTTCGAAATTCAATATAGAGATGATGCAACAGGAATTCCTTCTAACACATTACAGAATGCACAAACAGCGGGTATTTCTAATCAACCCTTAATACAAGTTTTAAATTTAGACCAATTAGATCAAAGTCAGTTTAAAAATCCAGATGGTTTTTTCGATTACGTAGAAGGAATTACAGTAAACTCTCAAAACGGGTATATCTTTTTTCCAGAACCAGAACCTTTTGGAAATGATTTAGAAGATCAATTAACAAACCCAGCAGATGACAACTACTTGTTTAAAGAACTATATTTAAACACCAAAATAAACGTAAAAAACAACAACCAAAACAAAGATAAATACTTCTTAAAAGGGTATTTTAAATCAGAAAATGCTGGCGGAATTCCTATTGGTGCATTTAACGTTCCTAGAGGTTCTGTAAAAGTTACTGCTGGTGGAAGACAATTGGTAGAAGGTGTAGATTTTGTGGTAGATTATCAATTAGGTCGTGTACAAATTATAGATCCAGGTTTGCAATCTTCTGGAACTCCAATAAGTGTTTCAACAGAAAATAACGCAGTTTTTAATCAACAAAGAAAAACCTTTATGGGTGTAGATGTTGAGCATAAATTTTCTGATCAATTTATAGTAGGTGCAACCATTTTAAATGTAAACGAAAGACCAATTACACCTAAAGTTAATTTTGGTTCAGAACCAATTAACAATACTATGTTTGGGGTAAATGTAGATTTTTCTACAGAAGTACCATACTTTACAAAATTGGCTAATAAATTACCATTTGTAGATACAGATGTGCCTTCTAATTTATCTATTAGAGCAGACATGGCATATTTATTACCTGGAACACCAAGTGGAATTGATGTTGCAGGAGCAGCAACTTCTTATATAGATGATTTTGAAGCATCGCAAGTACCAATTAGCTTACTATCTCCATTAGATTGGTATGAAGCTAGTACACCACAAAATAAAGCAAATGATATTTTTAATGGTGGTAGTAGTAATTTAGATTATAATTATAATAGAGCAAAATTAGCTTGGTATAATGTAGATCAAATATTTTACGGAGTCGGAGATACTCCTGCAAATATTACTGCAGATGAACTTTCTAGAGCAGAAACTAGACAAATAAATTATAAAGAGTTATTTCCAAATCAGCAATTAGATATTACACAAAATACGTTGGTTAGAACGTTAGATTTAGCGTATTTTCCTGAAGAAAGAGGTTCTTATAACTTTAACCCAAATGCAATAGATACAGATAGAGGTTTAAAATTGCCTAACCCAGAAAGCAATTGGGGTGGAATTACACGTGCATTAACAACTAATAATTTTGACCAAGCCAATGTAGAATACATTCAGTTTTGGATCATGGATCCTTACCAAAATTATTCAATTACAAATGCAGAAGGTTTACCACAAAATATCAACCCACAAGACCCATCTAATCAAGTAGGAGATTTATTTATTAATTTAGGAAATATTTCTGAAGATGTTTTAAAAGATAACCGTAAAATGTTCGAAAACGGTTTGCCAGAAGATGGTGCAAAAGTAAATACCGTAAACGTAAACAGAACAACTTGGGGAGATGTACCAAGAAATCCATCAATAATTTATGCATTTAATGAAGAAGATGCTGCTAGAATAAATCAAGATGTTGGTTTTGATGGTTTAAATAATACAGAAGAAAAAGATTTACTAAATATCCCTCAAAAATATAAGAACTTATTAGATCCTGCAGCAGATGATTTTCAGTTTTTTAGAGGAGGAAATTTAGATGCTGCAAACGCATCTATCATTACTAGATATAAAAACTATAATAACACACAAGGAAACTCGCCAACGTTAAATCAATCGCCAGAATCTTATCCTACTTCTTCATCAACTTACCCTGATGTAGAAGATATAAATAGAGACCAAACTATGAATACTGTAGAGAGCTATTTTCAGTATAAAATCTCTATGAACAGAAACGATTTGGTTAAAGGTAAAAACTTTGTTGTAGATGAAAAAACAACGCAAGTTACTTTAGAGAACGGAAATACCCAACAAACAAAATGGTATCAATTTAGAGTACCAATTAGAAGTGGAGAAGCTATAAACGATATTCAAGATTTTAACAGTATTCGTTTTATAAGAATGTATTTAACCAATTTTAAGATGCCTGTTGTTGTTCGTTTTGGTGAATTAGATTTGGTACGTGGAGATTGGAGACGTTATACAAAAACATTAGATGACAATATTAGTCCGCCAGAAGATTTACAAGGTAACGATTTACAAGATTTTGAAGTTGGTGTAGTAAGTATCGAACAAAATGAAGGAAGTTATGTACAACCTCCAGGAATAGAAAGAGAGCGTTTACAAGGAAGCACAACTGTACAATTACAAAATGAACAATCTGTAACTTTAAAAGTAAACAACTTACCCGCAGAGAAAATTAGAGCTATTTATAAAAATATTAGTGTAGACTTAAGACGTTTTAAAAATTTAAAAATGTTTATGCACTTGCAATCTAATTCTGGTTCTAATATAGAAGCACAAGGTTTAGCGGCTATTATAAGATTAGGTACAGATTTAGATGACAACTATTATCAAATAGAATTACCTTTAAAAGTAAGTCCAAATGGAACTTCTCAATTAGATGTTTGGCCAGAAGAAAATAATTTAGATTTAATATTAGAGCAATTAGGTAAATTAAAAATTGAAAGAGATGGTTTAGGTATTTCAGTTGCTCCTCCAAATAAAATATATCCTACACCTACAGCAGGAGATCCTAAACAACTAACAATTCGTGTAAAAGGAAATCCTACTTTAGCGCAGTTGAGAACTATAATGTTAGGTGTAAAAAATACCACTACATCTCCTTTAAGTGGAGAAGTTTGGTTTAATGAATTACGTTCTGCTGGTTTCGACAACAAAGGTGGTTGGGCTGCAGTTGTTAATGCAGATGCTAATTTTGCAGATGTTGCTAATGTTTCTGTTGCAGGAAGTATGTCTACCATTGGTTTTGGAAATGTAGAAGATAGAGTAAACCAAAGAAGTTTAGACGAAACAAAACAATATGATGTTGCAACAACTATTAATTTAGGAAAAGTATTAACACCTAAAGAATGGGGAATTCAATTACCAATGAGTTATAGTGTTGGAGAGAAATTTATAGATCCTAAATTTGATCCTCAATACCAAGATGTGACCTTAAAAGATGCATTAGAAGAAAATGATAATAGCGAGTTTTCTAGAGATTATACAAAAAGAACTAGTATTAGTTTTACCAACGTTAAAAAGAATAGAAATCCAAATTCTACAAAAAAACCTAAATTTTACGATGTAGAAAATTTAGCAGTTTCTTACTCTCACAACAAAGAATTTCACAGAGATTATAACGTTAAGAAGTATATAAATGAAAACGTAACAACTTCTGCTTCATATAATTTTAGTTTCAACTCTAAACCAATAGAACCTTTTAAAAATAACGATTCTATTTTTAGAAGTAAATACTGGAAACTACTAAAAGACATTAACTTTAACCCAATTCCTAGCACATTAGGTATTAATTCTAGAATTAATAGAAACTATAATGAACAACAATCTAGAAACTTGGTCGAAGGTTTATCTGAACAACCAGAATTAAAACAACGTAGATTTTTATTCGATTGGGATTATACCATTGGTTTCGATTTAACAAAATCTCTACAACTAAACTTTAATGCTACCAACAGTTATATCTATGATGCTTTTGACAGCCAAGAAGAATTAGAAATTTTTGACGATTTCTTTAACACAGGAAGAGCAACACATTATCATCAAAAATTAAATGCTACTTATAATTTACCTATTGATAAAATTCCATTTCTAAAGTTTGTAAAAGCAGATTATGGTTATACTGCAGATTTCGATTGGCAAGCATCATCACAAGATCAAACTGTGGTAGACAAAATTGGTAATGTAATTCAGAATGCAAATACCCACAATTTAAACACTACTTTAAGTTTAGAACAATTTTATAAAAGCCTTGGTTTCGAAAAATTATTACTTACCAAAACGCAACGTAAAAACTCTAAAGGATTAAACAGTTCTGGCTTACCTCCTACTCCAGGAAGAGTAAAACAAAAGAAAACATTATCTCTTGGCAAAAAGATTTTAAAAGGAGTTTATGATGTAGTAACTTCTGTAAAACAAGGTAAGATTAGTTACTCTGAAAACAACGGACAACTATTACCAGGTTACACAGAAGATATTGGATTTTTAGGAGGCGCACCAACATCATTTGCTTTTGGTAGCCAAGTAGATATTAGAAATAAAGCATTAGAAAATGGCTGGTTAGCAACACGCCATGTAGATAGTACTTACTATAACAAAACATATAGCAAAACACATTATAATAAGTTAGATTATACTTTTACTGTTAAGCCTATTAAAGATTTAAATATTGATGTTCGAGGAAATAAAATTCAAACACAAGATTTACAACAACAATTAGATGTTAGAGGTTCTATTTATAATTCTGAGGGAGAACTTACAGATGCAGCAATAGATTATGGTGTAGACGCATTTAAAACAGGAAACTTTAGTTCTAGTCACTCTATGATTTCAACCGCATTTACAGATGGAGATGTATTGTTTCAAAAAATGAGAGATTATAGAACTATTATTTCTAATAGATTAGCAACAGAAACAGGCGAAGATGTTGCTGGTTTTGGTGAAAATAGTCAACAAGTATTATTACCAGCATTTATGGCAGCATACTCTGGTAAAAGCCCCGGAAAAGTAAATACTGGTTTGTTTAGAAACATACCAATACCAAACTGGACAATGCGTTACAGTGGTTTAATGAAATATAAATTCTTTAAGAAAAACTTTAGCAATTTTGTTGTTTCACATGGATACAGATCATCATATACCGTATCTAGTTTTACTAATAACTTGCAGTATGACCAAAACAATCCTTTTGCAACACCAAACGCAAACTCTGGTAATTACGAACCAGAATTGTTGGTTTCAGCTGTTACTTTAGTAGACGAATTTTCTCCTCTATTAAAAGTAGACATGAAAATGAAAAACTCTTTTTCTGTTAGAGGTGAAGTAAAGAGAGATAGAACATTAACCATGAATTTTAATAACAGCACATTAACAGATATAAAAGGGACGGAGTATATCTTTGGTTTTGGTTACGTGTTTAAAGATGTAAAAATGAACACGCGTTTTACAGGAAAAAAACAAACCTTAAAAGGAGATATCAATTTAAGAGCAGACGTTTCTTTAAGAGATAATATTACACAAATTAGAGCTGTAGATGAAGATAATAATCAAATTAGTGGTGGACAGAAATTATTTTCAATTAAATTTACAGCAGATTATAGATTAAGTAGTAATTTAACCGCTTCGTTTTATTACAATCATCAAACGTCTAAATATGCTATTTCTACCACATTTCCAAGACAGGCTATTAATGGTGGATTTAACATCGTTTACAATTTAGGAGGAAACTAA
- the gcvH gene encoding glycine cleavage system protein GcvH: MNIPSDLKYTKDHEWIKIEDNIATVGITDFAQGELGDIVYVDVDTLDDTVEEGEVFGSVEAVKTVSDLFMPLTGEVVEFNEGLEDEPELVNTDPYGKGWMIKIDIADSSQIEDLLDAEAYQSLIKG; the protein is encoded by the coding sequence ATGAACATTCCATCAGACTTAAAATACACTAAAGATCACGAGTGGATTAAAATTGAAGACAACATTGCTACTGTAGGAATTACAGATTTTGCACAAGGAGAATTAGGAGATATTGTCTATGTAGATGTAGATACGTTAGATGATACAGTAGAAGAAGGAGAAGTTTTTGGTTCTGTAGAAGCTGTAAAAACAGTTTCAGATTTATTTATGCCACTTACTGGAGAAGTTGTAGAATTTAATGAAGGTTTAGAAGATGAGCCAGAATTAGTTAACACAGATCCTTATGGAAAAGGCTGGATGATTAAAATTGATATTGCGGACAGTTCTCAAATAGAAGATTTATTAGATGCAGAAGCGTATCAAAGCCTTATTAAAGGATAA